The genomic interval CTTAACtggtaaaatgtattacaaaaataaaatgcatttgttaattaTACTGATTAACAAATTACCTTAATGCTTCAACATCAAGCATATCATAGTTCAaatcaaaaacatgcattttgtcCCTGCATTTTAACTTTGTAGTCAAGAATTTACCATGTTTGTCACAGCTGCCACAGTCCAAAGCACAGAGAAAAACCCTGTCACGCGACAGTGATTTTCACACATGGTTGTGTCCAAAAGTAGTGATAGGGAAAAGAACATCTTTCCTTTTAGGATCATGCAAATACATTGCACTAATGCCCACACCCATATATCTAACACAGGAACAGACGTTGATATAAGCATTGCTCAGCTCCAGCAAAATACCACTAGGTTTAATGTGGGTAATGAGAGTGATTACTCTGAGGGAATCATTCACACGCTGCACCCCTGTGGCATCAAACACTGAGGCCCGAGGCTTTATGATCCTTTGCAGAGCAGAAGTATGTTATCTTTGGCTTTGAGGTTACAACACGAGGGGTTAATATGAAGGCCTGTGAGTTGAAAAACAACAAGGATTGGAAAGCTAACACTTCATTTCCCCTCCAGAATACTTTTGCAATACAGTTCTAAGAGAAAGATGAATGTCAATTTAGTGTTGCTTCATGGGGTGAAGTTAGTGCACTTTTGTGTACTGTTCGTGCATCACTAACCAAATCATATAAATCACTAAAGCAATTCTCCAATAGGCATGAGTGGGAATCCTGCAATTTAAAGGACATGACATGTAGGTCCTCTTTGTTTTTCTCCTTAAAATCTAACTTTTGTATTAAGGGCTAAAAAGGACAGCGTGACTtgtggcaaaaaacaaaacaaaatgcatatttccaGAATCCACACAACACTCAGCACAAAACATATTAGCAGACTCTAGGGAGGTGTCCCTCCCTGGCAGGAACTACAGAGTTCCTTGGATTTGTGACTTGTGAGCCCTTTGAACATTGAAGGGCCTCCGGATGCCCTGAATTAAActattgatatatatattaattcttatTCATTGTTTACACTTCCTATCAAACAAGGCTTTTAATTAGCTAGTATTGTTTAGCCTTTGAAAAATGTCCAGACGGAAAGTTGGAGAAAGGCAGTAGCTGATAGTTTCTTCAACTTCCTGAACACGGCGTTGGAAACGACATCGGTCCCGGGCGATTTCCTCCCAGGGTCCATGACGGTCCTCATCGCTGTTGGCATAGAACACCTCAACCTCTTCAACAAATGTTACCTGTGaaaggaatattaaaaaaaaaaaagttttcagtcTACTGTTCATCAAGTTATttcatattatacatatacatacatgttaTTATATGGGCAGTGCATTCTGCATTATTAAAACCTGGCATTCTTAAAAGCAATCAAAGGagttaaagtaaataataaaataaaacaataattctaATTAAAGCAAAAAGGCCCTTTCAACCTCAGAATTACAAATTAACATGGCAGGCCATCTCAGCCTTGCTGTACAATGGATTCACAGCGAAATTAACACCCAATGCTCTTTTTTTCTCCTCCCCTTTCAGACTTCACTGTTGCTAAGTAACGTGATTTCCTCTAAACTGTTGATGTGTAATGTTTGAGTGGGTATGTGATTGCTCATAAGGCATCGGAGTGGTTGGGAGTGCCATCAACTCAGACAAGGTCTAATGACTCTGGCCAGTGTGATGCCAAAGTCATGAAATGCAGCACGCTATAAAGTGATAATGAGTAATGGGCAGAGCACAAACTTAGTCTCCCTAGAGACAGCAAAATGGAACCATTGCAACATAACATCACAGACGGggtgaaaaaaaaagtagaaaatgatATTGCATGGTTTTACATCATTTTCTCAAGCTGGCCTATCCTGCCATATTGTCAAACAATGGAAATAAGGCAGAATGGCACAGAGAAAGAAGATTAACTGTTGCTACCAGTCATCGTATAttataaaagattattattaCGCATTTAAAATGCACTATTGTTGGACTGATGAAGACCCAAGGCCATTAACCATTATTCTCTTACCTTACTATTATTCAGTTATTCAACTTTACACTATAATTAACTTTAATTCATAAGTATTAGTttactttcaaattaaaatttcctgataatttactcaccctcatgtcatcatCCAAGACGTTTACGTCTTTCTTCCGCCAAGAGTCaaggtttttgatgaaaacattacAGGATTTTTCTCCTCGTAGTGGACTTCAACAGCTATCAAACGGTTTGAAGGTCAAGATTACAATTGCAGTGCAGCTTTAAAGGGCTCTAGACGATAACGGATGAGGAATAAGAgtcttatctagtgaaacgaTTGGTCATTTTCAGCTTTATAAACAGAAATGCTCGCTTTGCACTGTTCTGCGACGCACATCCTTAACTTCACGTAATAACGTTGAAAAGGTCACGCTTGATGTTGGCCGAAGTACTGTCTCAGTGTTTACAAGTCTAACGTGCAAAGACTAAGTCAAGACCCTTACTCCTCATCTGGTATCATGTAGAGCCCTttaaagctgcactgaaactgtaatTGTTTGATAGCCATTGAAGTCCATTACAAGGAGaataatcctggaatgttttcatcaaaaaccttaatttcttttcgactgaaaaaaaaactttaaaatcttggatgacatgggggtgagtaaatgatcaggaaattttaattttaaagtgaactCCTTTAATGCAACAGGTGTGAAGCAATAAAAATCTGCTACAATTTCTACAAAAtgcattaatctagattaatgttaatttattaatatttatattattattaactatctCATGTTGGctaaatagaaatgttaaaaattAATTCTGTATTGTACAGTATCATTCAAAATTTGGAATCTGTactttgtttttgaaagatttcTCATGTTCATCCAGGCTACATTTACTTAACAAATACTATATTAttgctttttaaaatgaatatatttcatAATCTTATTTATTCTTATGTCAAAGctcaattttcagcagtcattactcttaTCTTtaatatcacatgatccttctgaaatcattataatatgcaaaTTTGGTGCTCAGTTGCTTAGTTAaaattgtggaaaccatgatagatCTTTTTTTCAGAACtctttgatgagtagaaagttcaaaagaacagcatttatttgatatagaaatcttctgtaacattataaatgtctttactgacactatcaattaaatgcatccttgtttaataaaagtattaattataaaaaaattttttttttaccattttcttACACCTAATATTAATTTGTTCCAATGTGCCACTGCTGCAAACACCTCAATTTCCTCCAAGGGTTCAATAAATTCTTATCTTATCTAAAACAaccatgttaaatattaaaaagagcaAGTTGGTGGTTTAAAATTGACTTTCCTAAGGAAATTGCTTGCCCGGTCCCTTAAAAATTAACTTAACCagtttttgaaaaagcatttgctaTGATTTTAAACAAAGCGGACACAACTGCAACAAAACTGAACTTATAGTTTATAGCTAGACTAATAACAACTGCACGAGACAAAGAAGGAGTAACTGACTCCATCCGATTCATTCTGCCATTACAGACATAATAAAGGTGTTCTTAAGTCTACCTCACTATGGCACACcttgtaaacaaacaaaacattcagaaagataattgtgtaagtagtttTAGACTGGAAtgtgttaatgcattaattaaggtCAATGTTATACAAACCTTCTTCAGCTGAACAGCCATGGCACTGCTTGAGCGTGGCACAGAGGAAATCTCAGAGAATCCACTGTCTAGCCTCTCCTCAGCCTCCTCTCTCTTGTAGTGAGGCGTTCCAGGCACTTTCTCCTTCCAGCACCCTTTGGGGGTTTTTCTAGTCTGTACTGGGGCCTGGAAGTTGAAGAGGCTGTAAGGATCTGCTGCGCAGCTGAAAGAGTTCCACAATCTCTGATTCTCTTCCTCGTCCATCTCGCAGGTGTCTTCGCTGGACTCATTCTCTGAGAGTgagggtgatgatggaggagtcgAAAGCTTGGAGGACATATGCGCTGACGGAGACTGTGAGACCGAAGAGTCTGTAGTCGCAGGGTTTGGCTTGGAGGCAGTCCTTATGGGAGCTGTGAAGTTCCTCGGGTTATAAGGATCTCCGTTTCGGCACAGAGAATTCCACAGCCTCTCAGTCTCAGAGTGGGCCTCCTCTCCATCTGAATCTTCCTCAGATTCATCGTCGCTGTCATCTAGGTCCTCAGAATCTGAGAAATGGGATGAGCCTTCGCTGTCAAAGCCATCATCGTCATTACTGTCCCAATCGCCATCATCCTCCGATTCGGATTCGCCGCTACAAGGACTGCCCATGATGTAGGCGATGACCTTGTTTTGACATTGAGGAGCAGCCAAAAAGGCAACGTTTTCAGCAGCTGGAACGGTTTCTGCTTTCTTTTTTGAGTCCTCTTCCTCGCTTTCCTTAGTTTCAACCTCACTAATGACTGGTTCACTATGGAACTCGCTCCCTGTAGTGTTAGTCTGAGATGAGCCGTCCTTCGAGGCAACAGGGCTGGCTGTTTCCGACACCTCCTGTTCTTGGGAAAGCAGCTTCATGTGAAGCTTACTATTTGAGTGTTCTTCCTCCCAGCTGGAATAGCCATTATCTTGGTCTGGAGTCAGAATTACCACATGATTGTAGGCTCTACTACAAACCAGTAGTTGCTGCTCAACATCTAGTGGAAGCTGGTATGAGTTTGGGAGGGATTCTGCTTTGAGCAGGCTTACATTGTGGGCTAGCTCTTTAGAGCACAAAGGTCCAGCGCTTTCGCTGTGCATTGACCACCCATCATCGCTTTGACAATAGCCGACACTGTGATGTTCTCCACAATGCTGCCAGCTCGTATCAGTCTCTTTTCTGCTTTGTGCTACGTTTAGCAGCCAGTTCGGAGGTCTGTCATCGGCCTCCAAAAATCCGCCCCACCGCCAGCTGTTTGGGGTTCGCACGGACAGCGTATCCCGGCTCAACTCGCATCCGTTTTCCGGTTTCGCGCGCCTTTTTTCCTGCGTGTTCTGTAACACCTGGGTGATTAAGTTTCTCGCCGTTCTTATGTATCCGACCGACACTTGCTCTTGAAGATTAAAATCTTTCTGGGTGGTACTCTGAATTCCCAGTTCACTCAACGAGTCGTGCGTAAACCAGGAAAGTGACCCTGGGTCTTCAGAGGACGCGCCAGGTGCGTTTTGATGGTGGCACTTGAAGTATGCCACTTTCAGAGGGGCCAGAGAGTTTCCACGATCTAGACTTGACTTCATTTCAAATGCTGTTTGCGGTCTTCCGGGGAAATACCTTTGAATGAGCGACCACGCAGGCCTTGAAACTAGAGAGAAGACGCTTATCCACGAGCTGTCAGCGCCCTCGTCACTGTCACGCGCGGACCGCGTGTCCAGTTGAGAAAACTGTCCATGTGTGCTCATACTTCtgaaaaatatgaaatgtgtTGAACTAACATTACATAAACGAAAGGAAAAACGGTACAGGCTGACTTTTAACGTTAGTTACTTCCTTTATACGTGGCCGCTCCTTAAAACACACCATTTAGACTATATTTGCATAAAAGTGATGGAGTTTAGAATGTTAGGTTTCAGTGTCTCTGGATGTTACCGATAATGCATAACAATTTTTAATAAAACCTAAATATGGCCTTAGCTGGCTAACGCAGCTAGTATCAAGCTTTAATGTAACGTTATGGCTAAATGTTAGCTACCAAAAAAGTAAAACACTACGTTTCTCATTCCTTTCAGCCCTTAATACCATCCACgagtataaataaatattctccgGGATTAATGAAAGTGTCCATGTCGTTTAGGCGGTGTTGAGTCCGACCCGGCTCGTGCAATTAGCTTCAGCGTCCATATTGACCGCAGTATTAACGCCAACTGTGCCGTCCTGAGGAAAATAACACAACTTATTTCGGTTTGAAGGGGTTGTAGAAACAGCAGAAGGAATGGAAAGGCATTTTGAGGTGGTGTAAGAGTAAGAAAGGCTGGTATACTCCAAATGAAAGCTTGAAACAAAAGCCATTTTGACGTCTGAAGGGAAACGAGCGTCGGTTCTTCTTCAACTGTCTGTCTTCTGTCACCTCAATCGAGCCCAGCTGCCGCGTTTTCGGAAGAAAATACTGAGTTGTACGGGGGAAAACGCCTGTACCATCAGAATCGAGTCAGAGTAGTCGACTTAGATTTACGGGAAAAGCGGTTTCACTTTTAAttcgttttaaaaaataaatacttggtTTTCAGACTAGTTGACGTCGCCGTTTCGCTCGCTAACCACGGAGCTAAAGCGGAGAGATTTCATCAGAAAAGCTGTAAGGGAGCGTCTCTAAACTTCAGTAGCGCTAGTGCGCTGTAAGGGACTGTGGTAAAATTTAGATCTCACGTGGAACTTGGTTATATAAGATGTTCTGTGCATGTCACACAATGTCCAAGCAATACATCCATAGATCCATCTTCTAAATCTGTTTGAGCTTTCTTCTAGTCGTTTTGACTTATCTAGTCTAAGTCCTTTGAGATGCTCAGCATGAATTTGACAGATCCATGTGTGCCTTGGTGCAAAGCCTTTTTTGGAGAAAATGCTTGTGCAGAATCCCTCAGGCACAATAGTAATGCTTCATGAAGAATTGACTGTGCTTGCTAAAATCATTCCATATTCCAATGtggcaattaacatttttatttttaaacctttatttcaATTTGGCAACATAACATATGCTCTAAAATAGttctatgaataaatctctgacagagactaCTCCCCTaacagccaatcactgtgtgcatagttagTAAGCATGttgacatcatccatagcaatGAAGTCAACCCTCCCCTTACCCTTAGCTTAAGATTTCTCCCAATTCCTTAGAAAAAGTTCAtctcagcagctttgtgaataggttttaagagAAAGCTCTTGGCTAAAAAACTTTTTACTGGTATTTAAGAGAACTCTTAGTGGCAAGATAAAGTGTTTTGTGAATACGGGACCTGTACTATTGATTTTCCAATCAGTTTTACTTGGAAAAAGAGCTGAATTTTATTCCAAAGCTGTCCTGATTAAACAGTCTTGATACATTAACTTTGATACATTAATAAATGAGACATTTATGTCATCAAAATTCTCTAGAGGAGTATCAGAACAATGTAATGTGAAAGAACAAAGACTGTTCAGACAGACCATTAAAGCCTTTATGATAAATCCCAGTCTGATGTAATTCTTACCTCAGTGTGATGACAGCCAAAACAGCATATGGGATAAAGACACTGGTGTCTCAGTAAAGCATATTGTTGGGGTCAGTCATGCACAACTGAGATTTACTCAAGTTTCATCATTTGGCATTGATCCTTGCACCATCTTTGTACAGGTTTGTGGTCCAAAGGAAAACTTGTATCAAGTTAAGAACAACTCAGTGTCAGGTCAGTTTCCCTGTGCATTTATTAAGTGCAAATAAAGTTGAAAACATGATTTGAAATTAGAAGAAACACATTAAACCTTTAGTCTAAAAATGAACAGAATGGGATAAAGCCCATGTACAATCCATAAATCACAAAGCATTTACAATATGCCAACCCCATTGATTTTATTCCCACATCCCCTTTATGAATTAAAACAAGGGTCACAGATGTTATATAAATTCTATACCTTTAAATCCAAACTCTTATGCACATACGCAACAAAAAGATAGCTTTTCTAAAACACACAGCTTTCTGTTATGGGTTGGCATGCATTCATACAATCATTTCCCATGGTTAAACATCACACAGTAGTGCCTTCTGGAGATGGTAGGGGAGGTGGGTGAtcaatattttagaaaatgtacttCATATCTGAAGTGGAGCTGGTTTGTCTGGTTAGAAAAAGTTACAGAACAGGGACTGCTTTTGAAGTTTGCTTAAGGCTATTGGATTTTTTGAGCACCTCGACATACAGGGTTGCACTTTCAACTTGTAGGTTACTGATTTAAAGATCTGTTAAGAATGGAACAGTTCAGTTCTTTTCATAGTTTtcctattattttcattttttttattaaatacacaaacatcAATGCCACATGGTTAAATTGGACACAAGTaagtttaaatataatttaaatgtaacttcCAATTACTTAATTTCCCCTTTCTGTGTACTATAAGGTTGTTCTTCTCAAAATCAAACTGAGTGCAAAGTAAAGCAAATCGTAATGCAAAATCTTTAAgcacaaattgaaaaaacaagctACTGTGGTATGTTTAGCATTTCATTTACATGcagttttacatacaaatgaggaatggAAATACTGACAGAACTACAGTCTAAAGCTTTAATTTCTTTCcccctttttaaaataaagttaaccAATAAAACTTGGAAAATGTGAGGTCAATGTACTTgacaaacaaatgcaaaaatgcaatatttatcCAGTAGCAAATTTCACAGCATGCAAATCAACTATTTTCAAACAGAAATTTCCTTGTGAGTTATGTTTAGATTTCAACAAGGCAAAAATCACTGACCCTGAAGTCAAGTCCCTTCAAAAGTCTTTCCTGCATATAAAATTGTGTGCCATCATTTTGAAAAGAAACATTAACACCAAGTTAATTCCACAATTTTCAAGCCAAAGACTCAAGTGTTCATCCCTTTTTCATGATCAGGTAAACGGCACAGCCAATGTGAAATTACCCAACTTTACAGTACAAAAGCATCCCTCGCTACAAAGTCCTAGGTAAACCTCTGCAAAATCtgatacaaagagacataaccaATGTCACAAGACACAACATAGCTCAAAATTGAGCCGCAATAGAGAAAcatcttaaaaagaaaataacttaaatttccATCAGCATTCTCAAAAAGACAAAATGGGGCTTAGTAGTTTCATGGACAGCAATTTTCCAGAAATCCCCCCCAAAATATGGCGCATGGAAGTCATTTATTCTTTA from Carassius carassius chromosome 44, fCarCar2.1, whole genome shotgun sequence carries:
- the LOC132126769 gene encoding protein phosphatase 1 regulatory subunit 15B-like — its product is MSTHGQFSQLDTRSARDSDEGADSSWISVFSLVSRPAWSLIQRYFPGRPQTAFEMKSSLDRGNSLAPLKVAYFKCHHQNAPGASSEDPGSLSWFTHDSLSELGIQSTTQKDFNLQEQVSVGYIRTARNLITQVLQNTQEKRRAKPENGCELSRDTLSVRTPNSWRWGGFLEADDRPPNWLLNVAQSRKETDTSWQHCGEHHSVGYCQSDDGWSMHSESAGPLCSKELAHNVSLLKAESLPNSYQLPLDVEQQLLVCSRAYNHVVILTPDQDNGYSSWEEEHSNSKLHMKLLSQEQEVSETASPVASKDGSSQTNTTGSEFHSEPVISEVETKESEEEDSKKKAETVPAAENVAFLAAPQCQNKVIAYIMGSPCSGESESEDDGDWDSNDDDGFDSEGSSHFSDSEDLDDSDDESEEDSDGEEAHSETERLWNSLCRNGDPYNPRNFTAPIRTASKPNPATTDSSVSQSPSAHMSSKLSTPPSSPSLSENESSEDTCEMDEEENQRLWNSFSCAADPYSLFNFQAPVQTRKTPKGCWKEKVPGTPHYKREEAEERLDSGFSEISSVPRSSSAMAVQLKKVTFVEEVEVFYANSDEDRHGPWEEIARDRCRFQRRVQEVEETISYCLSPTFRLDIFQRLNNTS